From a single Brassica napus cultivar Da-Ae chromosome C9, Da-Ae, whole genome shotgun sequence genomic region:
- the BNAC09G33850D gene encoding uncharacterized protein BNAC09G33850D: MCPLRLILIFLSATLAGFFVLKKLNTSYDDPLADPLTEADPVDADSDSNSRFSKVGMAMKSGFWTCVDMASGRYLWNHLCSNSDKSS; the protein is encoded by the exons atgtGTCCGTTACGGCTGATCCTCATATTCTTGTCGGCGACTCTTGCTGGCTTCTTTGTCCTCAAGAAGCTCAACACTTCCTACGACGATCCTCTCGCCGACCCTCTCACCGAAGCTGATCCCGTCGACGCTGACTCTGACTCTAACTCCAGATTCTCTAag GTGGGAATGGCAATGAAGTCTGGATTTTGGACATGCGTTGACATGGCAAGTGGCCGCTATCTCTGGAACCATCTCTGTTCCAATTCCGACAAGTCTTCTTGA